Proteins from one Halopseudomonas pelagia genomic window:
- the panC gene encoding pantoate--beta-alanine ligase, translating to MNTLHSIAQLRAALSRARQDGKRIGLVPTMGNLHAGHITLVEKARQRTDFVVVSIFVNPLQFAAGEDLESYPRTLEADQRKLLDAGAHLVFAPNVKEMYPRGMDGHTRISVPVVSEGLCGASRPGHFEGVATVVSKLLNIVQPDLAVFGQKDFQQLAVIRKMAQDLCLPVQIMGEPTVRAEDGLALSSRNGYLSEAERQLAPQLYKTLQSIASEIQSGQRDYPALIERARQQLETQGLRADYLDLRDAISLEPVNAQTTDMVALAAAYVGKTRLIDNLHFELK from the coding sequence ATGAACACCCTGCACAGCATTGCGCAATTGCGCGCAGCCCTGAGTCGTGCCCGCCAGGATGGTAAGCGCATCGGTCTGGTGCCCACCATGGGCAACTTGCATGCCGGCCATATCACCCTGGTGGAGAAGGCCCGGCAGCGTACCGATTTCGTGGTGGTGAGCATTTTCGTCAACCCGTTGCAGTTTGCCGCGGGTGAAGATCTGGAGAGCTACCCGCGCACGCTGGAAGCCGACCAGCGCAAGTTGCTCGACGCGGGCGCGCATCTGGTGTTCGCACCCAACGTCAAGGAAATGTACCCCCGCGGCATGGACGGACATACCCGGATCAGCGTCCCGGTCGTCTCCGAAGGCCTGTGCGGCGCCAGCCGTCCTGGGCATTTCGAAGGGGTAGCCACCGTGGTCAGCAAACTGCTGAATATCGTCCAGCCGGATCTGGCGGTGTTCGGTCAGAAGGACTTTCAACAGTTGGCCGTGATCCGCAAGATGGCTCAGGACCTGTGCTTGCCGGTGCAGATCATGGGCGAGCCAACGGTGCGCGCTGAAGACGGCCTGGCGCTGTCCTCACGCAACGGTTATCTGAGCGAAGCCGAACGGCAACTGGCACCGCAGCTGTATAAAACCCTGCAATCCATCGCCAGTGAAATCCAGAGCGGCCAGCGCGATTATCCCGCGCTGATCGAGCGCGCCCGCCAACAGCTGGAAACCCAGGGCCTGCGCGCCGACTACCTGGACCTGCGCGACGCTATCAGCCTCGAACCGGTTAACGCCCAGACCACCGACATGGTTGCCCTTGCGGCGGCGTATGTGGGCAAGACGCGCCTGATCGACAATCTGCATTTCGAATTGAAGTAG
- the panB gene encoding 3-methyl-2-oxobutanoate hydroxymethyltransferase: MPDVTLTTLNKLKQNGEKITCLTAYDATFTKLVNEAGVEVILVGDSLGMVLQGHDSTLPVSVEDMAYHTRAVKRGNSSAFIMADLPFMSYATVEQALRSGAALMQAGAHMVKLEGAGWLAETIRTLANNGVPVCAHMGLTPQAVNLLGGYKVQGRLDAQAQAMLDDAKALEAAGASMLLLECVPSTLANAITQAVSVPVIGIGAGSGTDGQVLVIHDMLGLTRGHRQPRFVKNFMLDQQDVPAALRAYVDAVKRVEFPAAENEF; the protein is encoded by the coding sequence ATGCCTGACGTAACCCTGACAACGCTGAACAAGCTCAAGCAGAACGGCGAAAAAATCACCTGTCTGACCGCCTACGATGCTACCTTCACAAAACTGGTCAATGAAGCCGGAGTGGAAGTCATACTGGTGGGCGACTCACTGGGGATGGTGCTGCAGGGGCACGACAGCACCCTGCCGGTCAGCGTGGAAGATATGGCTTACCACACCCGGGCGGTAAAGCGCGGGAACAGCAGCGCCTTTATCATGGCCGACCTGCCGTTCATGTCCTATGCCACCGTCGAGCAGGCGCTGCGCAGCGGCGCTGCCCTGATGCAGGCTGGCGCACATATGGTCAAGCTTGAAGGCGCTGGCTGGCTAGCTGAAACCATTCGTACCCTGGCCAATAATGGCGTGCCCGTATGCGCGCACATGGGCCTCACGCCACAGGCGGTCAATCTGCTCGGCGGCTACAAGGTTCAGGGCCGGCTGGACGCCCAGGCCCAGGCCATGCTGGATGATGCCAAAGCCCTGGAAGCCGCCGGTGCCAGCATGCTGTTGCTGGAGTGCGTGCCCAGCACGCTGGCCAACGCGATCACCCAAGCGGTATCTGTGCCGGTTATCGGCATTGGCGCTGGCAGTGGCACCGACGGCCAGGTGCTGGTCATACACGACATGCTCGGCCTGACTCGCGGCCACCGTCAGCCCCGTTTCGTGAAAAACTTCATGCTGGATCAGCAGGATGTTCCAGCCGCCCTGCGCGCCTATGTCGATGCCGTCAAGCGTGTAGAGTTTCCCGCAGCCGAAAACGAGTTCTGA
- the folK gene encoding 2-amino-4-hydroxy-6-hydroxymethyldihydropteridine diphosphokinase yields the protein MSVRCYIGLGSNQAEPAEQIRRACAALAALPQTRLAACSRLYSSAPMGPQDQPGYINAVALLTTGLPALALLDELQRIELEQGRQRKAERWGPRTLDLDILLYGDQQIRVERLQVPHYHMHARAFVLYPLAELEPDLILPDGSALQTWLANCPAEGLQPLADQRAQG from the coding sequence ATGAGCGTGCGATGCTACATCGGCCTGGGCAGCAATCAAGCTGAGCCAGCCGAGCAGATCCGGCGTGCCTGCGCTGCCCTCGCGGCGTTGCCGCAAACTCGGCTTGCAGCCTGCTCCAGGCTGTACAGCAGCGCGCCCATGGGTCCACAGGACCAACCAGGCTATATCAATGCTGTAGCGCTGCTGACGACCGGCCTGCCAGCCTTGGCGCTACTGGACGAGCTGCAGCGCATCGAGCTGGAGCAAGGCCGGCAACGCAAGGCTGAACGCTGGGGGCCGCGCACTCTGGATCTGGATATATTGCTGTATGGCGACCAGCAGATCCGCGTCGAGCGGCTGCAAGTCCCGCATTACCATATGCATGCCCGCGCCTTTGTACTCTACCCTCTGGCGGAGCTGGAACCGGACCTGATTCTCCCCGATGGCAGCGCATTGCAGACCTGGCTGGCAAATTGCCCTGCCGAAGGCTTGCAACCCCTTGCCGACCAGCGCGCACAAGGGTAA
- a CDS encoding polynucleotide adenylyltransferase PcnB has protein sequence MIRKLLKKLPTPFGRAAHRRTTPSVIPASQHNLRRERISKNAVNVVERLQQAGYQAFVVGGCVRDSLLDMTPKDFDVATSATPEQVRATFRNARLIGRRFKLVHVHFGREIIEVATFRASHADDAETGLAQGDEKSRQSESGRLLRDNVYGSFEDDAQRRDFTINALYYDVTSGHIHDYANGMHDIRERQIRLIGDPQQRYQEDPVRMLRAVRFAAKLDFEIEQHSAAPIPDMADLLFDIPAARLFDESLKLLMSGQGVKTFDLLHYYYLFEPLFPATEEAIEQNPDYSLALIRQALANTDDRIREGRPVTPAFLFAALLWPALAPRIKALEDQGVPTIPAQQQAAQDLITEQCQHIAIPKRFSVPLREIWDMQPRLERRSGRRADQLLEHPRFRAAYDFLLLRESAGEDTEGLGRWWTRYQEVGEDQRRKMIAELGDKATGPKRSRNKRKRKPRTAADS, from the coding sequence ATGATTCGCAAGCTGTTGAAAAAACTCCCTACCCCCTTCGGCCGCGCGGCCCACAGGCGCACGACGCCTTCGGTTATTCCCGCCAGCCAACATAATCTGCGCCGAGAGCGCATCAGCAAAAATGCTGTGAACGTGGTCGAACGCCTGCAGCAGGCGGGTTACCAGGCTTTCGTTGTGGGCGGCTGTGTGCGCGACTCGCTACTGGATATGACGCCGAAGGATTTCGACGTGGCTACCAGTGCTACGCCGGAGCAGGTACGCGCAACCTTCCGCAACGCGCGGCTGATCGGCCGTCGCTTCAAGCTGGTTCACGTGCACTTCGGGCGCGAAATCATCGAGGTGGCGACCTTCCGCGCCAGCCATGCTGACGACGCCGAAACCGGTCTGGCCCAGGGCGATGAAAAATCCCGCCAAAGCGAATCCGGCCGGCTGCTACGCGACAACGTCTACGGCAGCTTCGAGGACGACGCCCAGCGCCGCGACTTCACCATCAATGCCTTGTATTACGACGTCACTAGCGGGCACATCCACGACTACGCCAATGGCATGCATGACATCCGTGAGCGGCAAATTCGCTTGATCGGCGATCCGCAACAACGCTATCAGGAAGACCCTGTGCGCATGCTGCGTGCCGTGCGCTTTGCCGCCAAGCTGGACTTCGAGATAGAGCAGCACTCCGCCGCACCGATACCGGACATGGCCGATCTGCTGTTCGATATCCCCGCCGCACGTCTGTTCGATGAATCGCTGAAGCTGTTAATGAGCGGCCAGGGGGTTAAAACCTTCGACCTGTTGCACTATTACTATCTGTTCGAGCCGCTGTTTCCGGCCACCGAGGAAGCCATCGAGCAGAACCCCGATTATAGCCTGGCACTTATTCGTCAGGCGTTGGCCAATACCGATGATCGCATCCGTGAAGGCCGACCGGTGACCCCCGCGTTTTTGTTTGCCGCATTGCTGTGGCCGGCTCTGGCGCCACGCATCAAGGCCCTGGAAGATCAGGGCGTGCCGACCATACCTGCCCAACAGCAGGCAGCGCAGGATCTGATTACCGAGCAATGTCAGCACATCGCCATTCCCAAGCGTTTCAGTGTGCCCCTGCGCGAGATATGGGATATGCAGCCGCGTCTGGAAAGACGCAGTGGCCGACGCGCCGATCAGTTGCTTGAGCATCCACGCTTTCGTGCCGCTTACGATTTCCTGCTACTGCGCGAAAGTGCAGGCGAAGATACCGAAGGGCTGGGCCGCTGGTGGACGCGCTATCAGGAAGTCGGTGAAGACCAGCGACGCAAGATGATCGCCGAACTGGGTGACAAGGCCACCGGCCCCAAGCGCTCGCGCAACAAGCGCAAACGCAAGCCCAGGACTGCCGCCGACTCATGA